The sequence below is a genomic window from Mycobacterium heidelbergense.
GTCCGTCGGCGATCAAGTGAGAGTCGATCAGGTGCTGGCGCGGATCAAGGATCGGGAATCATGACGACACTGCCGCAGGAATACCGGGAACTTCGCGACACGGTGGCCGACTTCGCGCGCACCGTGGTCGCCCCGGTATCGGCCAAACACGATGAGGAGCACAGCTTCCCGTACGAGGTGGTCGCCAAGATGGGCGAGATGGGCCTGTTCGGCCTGCCGTTCCCCGAGGAATACGGCGGCATGGGCGGCGACTACTTCGCGCTGTCGCTGGCGCTCGAGGAGCTCGGCAAGGTCGACCAGTCGGTGGCGATCACCCTGGAGGCCGGCGCCAGCCTCGGCGCGATGCCGATCTACCGGTTCGGCACCGACGAGCAGAAGCGAAGGTGGCTGCCCGACCTCACCGCCGGGCGGGCGCTGGCCGGCTTCGGGCTCACCGAGCCGGGCGCCGGCTCCGACGCCGGCGGCACCCGCACCACCGCCCGGCTCGACGGCGGCCAGTGGGTCATCAACGGCAGCAAGCAATTCATCACCAACTCGGGCACCGACATCACCTCGCTGGTCACCGTCACCGCGGTCACCGGCACCGCCGCCGATGGCAAGAAAGAGATCTCGACGATCATCGTGCCCAGCGGCACACCGGGATTCACCGTCGAACCGGTCTACAACAAGGTGGGCTGGAACGCGTCGGACACCCGCCCGTTGACGTTCGCCGACGCCCGCGTCCCCGAGGAGAACCTGCTGGGCGCCCGCGGGACCGGCTACGCGAACTT
It includes:
- a CDS encoding acyl-CoA dehydrogenase family protein, whose protein sequence is MTTLPQEYRELRDTVADFARTVVAPVSAKHDEEHSFPYEVVAKMGEMGLFGLPFPEEYGGMGGDYFALSLALEELGKVDQSVAITLEAGASLGAMPIYRFGTDEQKRRWLPDLTAGRALAGFGLTEPGAGSDAGGTRTTARLDGGQWVINGSKQFITNSGTDITSLVTVTAVTGTAADGKKEISTIIVPSGTPGFTVEPVYNKVGWNASDTRPLTFADARVPEENLLGARGTGYANFLSILDEGRIAIAALATGAAQGCVDESVKYAKERQSFGQPIGSYQAISFKIARMEARAHVARTAYYDAAAKMLAGNPFKKEAAIAKMIASEAAMDNARDATQIHGGYGFMNEYPVARHYRDSKILEIGEGTTEVQLMLIARSLGLS